GCAAGATTTTCATCATTATTGGCGCGATTCTGGTTTTGATTGGGCTGATTCTCAATTACGCACCGGGATTATTCAGTTGGTTCGGGCGCTTGCCCGGTGATATCCGCATTGAGGACGAAAACCGTTTTGTTTTTATCCCGTTGACTTCCATGATTATCATCAGCATCGTGCTGACCTTGATAATCAATTTATTCTTCCGGCGGTGACCTCCCGGTTAATTCTGGGGTTCCCCCTGGGGGCTATTCTAGTCTCGGCTTGGGCGTGGTTTCAGCCGGAAATCTTTCAGCCTTTTAAACCGGCCATTGTCCCATTATTGGCCATTGTCATGCTAACCATGGGACTCACTCTCACCTGGGATCACTTCCGGCAAATTTTGCGGAATCCCGCGATTGTCTTTATTGGCGTGGGGATTCAGTTTCTGATCATGCCTGCCGCGGCCTTTTTTCTGGGGAAAATATTTGGTTTATCTCCCGCGGAACTGACCGGCATGGTACTGGTAGGGAGCAGCGCGGGCGGCACTGCCTCTAATGTCATTTGCTATCTGGCCAAGGGAAACGTGGCGCTGTCAGTTCTCATGACCCTGACTTCCACGCTGCTGGCGGTAGTTGCCACGCCGGCATTGACCTATCTTTATCTGCACCAAAACGTGCCCGTTCCTGCCGGTGATATGCTGCTAAGCATTCTCAAGATAGTTTTACTGCCGGTACTGGCGGGGGTCTTTTTGAATACTTGGCTGGGTGGCCACATTAAAAAGCTTCATACGGGACTGCCGCTACTTTCAAGCGCCGCCATCATCTTCATCATTGCGATCATTGTTGCCCTTAACCAATCAACCATCGCTGGCGTAGGCTTGTTGACCCTGGCCGCCGTGATACTGCATAACTTGTGTGGCCTGGCGTGCGGTTATGGTTTGACTGCGTTGCTGGGTTATGACCCTGCCACTCGCCGTACCATTGCCATTGAAGTGGGGATGCAAAATTCCGGTTTGAGCGTCGCCCTGGCGGTTAAATACTTCTCCACCGCAGCCGCCCTGCCCGGCGCATTGTTCAGTCTTTGGCACAATATTTCCGGAGCGCTTTTGGCCAGCTACTGGCGGCGAAGCAATGATCGTTGAAAAGCGTCCCGGCACCTATTTATTGTGGCTACATTGCACGCAACCGGGCTCTGTAACTATCGGAAAACAGGGCAAATTATATCTGCAACCAGGCTGGTATGGTTATGTTGGCAGCGCGTTGGGACCCGGCGGGCTTTACAGCCGCCTCCACCATCACCTTTCCCCGCCCGCCCGTTTGCACTGGCATATTGATTACCTGCGCCAATCCATTCCCGTCACCGAAATATGGTATTCCTATGGAAGCAAAAGGCGTGAACACCATTGGGCCAAAATTTTGGCGGAGTGCTCCCCATCTCCACCCCCGTTAAAAGGATTCGGTAGTTCCG
This portion of the Methylothermaceae bacteria B42 genome encodes:
- a CDS encoding bile acid:sodium symporter, with the protein product MTSRLILGFPLGAILVSAWAWFQPEIFQPFKPAIVPLLAIVMLTMGLTLTWDHFRQILRNPAIVFIGVGIQFLIMPAAAFFLGKIFGLSPAELTGMVLVGSSAGGTASNVICYLAKGNVALSVLMTLTSTLLAVVATPALTYLYLHQNVPVPAGDMLLSILKIVLLPVLAGVFLNTWLGGHIKKLHTGLPLLSSAAIIFIIAIIVALNQSTIAGVGLLTLAAVILHNLCGLACGYGLTALLGYDPATRRTIAIEVGMQNSGLSVALAVKYFSTAAALPGALFSLWHNISGALLASYWRRSNDR